One stretch of Zingiber officinale cultivar Zhangliang chromosome 6B, Zo_v1.1, whole genome shotgun sequence DNA includes these proteins:
- the LOC121991482 gene encoding RING-H2 finger protein ATL16-like gives MDPVQGPHRSALPLLPSSSSSSTFPFLAITALGILLISAVLLLSYYVFVVECCLDLPSSNRRGGHRIPPEACGLEPAIIRSIPVAKFVNSGQLEHCAVCLSEFREEERIKVLPRCSHHFHIDCIDTWLQFNPKCPLCRSEVSSIFPSDHIVVLAPRRDGRGQGEVTETGPVRTKGRRLDGTGSAGDDCIDVRVGVVE, from the coding sequence ATGGATCCAGTTCAAGGACCTCATCGTTCCGCACTGCCACTGctgccttcctcttcctcttcctccaccTTCCCCTTCTTAGCCATCACTGCCTTGGGCATCCTCTTGATCAGCGCCGTTCTCCTCCTCTCCTACTACGTCTTCGTCGTCGAGTGCTGCCTTGACTTGCCGTCGTCCAACCGCCGCGGTGGCCACCGCATCCCTCCGGAGGCCTGCGGCCTTGAGCCGGCGATCATTCGCTCCATCCCTGTCGCCAAGTTTGTGAATTCCGGCCAATTAGAGCACTGCGCCGTGTGCTTGAGCGAGTTCCGAGAGGAGGAGCGGATCAAGGTCCTCCCTCGCTGCTCGCATCACTTCCACATCGACTGCATCGACACTTGGCTTCAGTTCAATCCCAAGTGCCCGTTGTGCAGGTCGGAGGTCTCGTCCATCTTCCCGTCTGACCACATCGTGGTTCTTGCTCCTCGCCGAGACGGGAGAGGCCAGGGCGAGGTGACAGAAACAGGTCCGGTGAGGACGAAGGGGAGGAGGCTTGACGGGACGGGGAGCGCGGGGGACGATTGCATTGATGTGAGAGTTGGTGTGGTGGAGTAG